A window of Populus trichocarpa isolate Nisqually-1 chromosome 17, P.trichocarpa_v4.1, whole genome shotgun sequence genomic DNA:
TTACTAAataggttttggtttttttctcggTTGGAAAATACAAGGTTGAGATTTTGTGTGATGTGATTTCTATACATGCTACTTATTTATTATTGGGGCATCTTGGAAATTTAATAGGAAGATAATGCATTATGGgtttagaatatatattttattgtaaagGATGAAAAGATTTTCTCATTTGTGTCATTGTCACCTAGACATAtttatgaagatcaattaaagataaaaaaaaaaaaagtgaagctGAAAGTTCAGAACAACTATGTGAGGATGTgaggaagagtgaaaataaTAGGAATATTGAGAGAAAATATTAGTCCAGAGTGAAGAAAAATAGGGTTTTGACCGCGAGATGAGAGAAgaaagggtgagaaaaaaaaaagaatatggaaaaaataaagaaacaagttAGTTTTTATGCACAAATAAATGAGATTaagaatgtttatttttctgaCATGTCTATGATTTTAATTGTGTATAAGAAGGAATTTAACActaataaacttaattattgtATTCCtagtatttatgtttctttattgTATGAGGATATTTTCCCTAATAAGACTCTTAGTGGATTGCCACCTATTAGATgaattgaacatcaaattgatcttgTACCCGAAGAAACAATATCTAACCAATCAACTTATAGAAGTAATCTTGACGAgacaaaagaaattcaaatgcaAGTGGATGAGCTAATGTCAAAGGGTTATATAAGATAGAGTATGAGTCTGTATGCAATTTCAATGATATTGGTACCAAAAAAGGATAAGACTCAGAGAATGTGTATTGATTGTCATgcaatcaataatattatggTAAAATATAAACATCTAATTCTTATACTTAATGATATGTTATATGAATTATATGGATCCTGTGtgttttctaaaattgatttgaaaaatggatatcatcaaattagaatgaaagaggGAAATGAATGTAAAACTgtctttaaaactaaatatggtttgtatgcaTGATTAGTTATACATTTTGAACTTACTAATGTATCTAGTACTTTCATGagattaattaatcatattttgtataattttataggTAGATTTGTTGTGGTTTATTTCGATGATATTCTCATTTATAACAAGAGTTTAGATGAGCATGCTGAACATTTAAAGAATGTATTGGATGTTTTAAGAAAAGAATGTttatatgctaatataaaaaaatataacttttacaTGAAGAAAATCTATCTTATTTTGTTATGGTGTTACTGTAAAAGATATTAAGATggatgaaaaaaaagtaaaagctaTCCAAGAAGGGCCTTCACCTAAGTCAATCATAGAGgtaaaaagtttttataatttggcTAGTTTTTATTGGATATTGGTTAAAGGTTTCAATACTCTTGTCACAcctttaattgaaattgttaaGAAGTCAATATGATTTAAATGGATTAAATAACAAGAGAATGCATTTAACTTGTTAaaggaaaaattgattttggctTCATTGTTATCATTACCTGAGTTTATGAAaacttttgagattgaatgtgatgcaCCGAGGATAGGTATTAGagctattttaataataaaaaaaatgtctcaTGGCTTGGTTTAGTTAAAAGCTCAATGGTGGAGTCTTGAATTATCTTGTCTATGATAAGGAGCTTTACATTTTAATAAGGGCATTGAAAACTTGACAACATTACTTATGGTCTAAAGAATTTGTGATCCATTTAAATCATGAATCGTTAAAACATCTGAAAAGCCAAGGAAGCTAAATTGTTGGTATGCCAAGTGGATTGAGTTTATAGAAATGTTCTCATATGtgataaaatacaaacaaattaaagaaaatagtgGTTGATGAACTATCAAGAAGGTATGTACTTATTTCAACTTTGAGTACTAAATAATTAGAATTTGATTATGTGAAAGACTTGTATCTTGACGATATTGATTTTGGCAAGGTATATAAAGCATGTGAGAATTTGacatttgataaattttataagTTTGATGGTTATctatctaaagaaaaaaatattatatgtgtTAATTGTTCTATACATGAATTACTTATTTATGAAGCTCACGGGGTGGTTTAATGAGACACTTTAGGGTTACTAAGACTTTAGATATTTTGCATGAGCACTTTTATTAgcctaaaacaaaaaagaatatgtaaagaattttttataggtgcataataacaaacaaactaaGTCTAAAGTTTTACCTTATGGTTTGTATACTTCTTTATCAGTACCTATGAAACCTTGGGTTGATATAtttatggattttgttttaggtttgccTATGTCAAAAAAGGGTGGGGATTCTATTTTTATGGTTGTAGATAGGTTTTCTAAGACACATTTTATATCTTGTCATAAAATCAACAACACAACTAACATGGTGGACTTATTCTTTAGGGAGATAACCCAACTTCATAGGGTTCCTAAAATTATTACTTTTGATCGTGATGTTAAATTTCTTAGCTTATTTTGGAAGAATTTTTGGGGTAAGTTACGAAcaacattattattttctacCACTTGTCATCCATGGATAAATGGTTAAACTAAAGTAGTTAATAAGACTTTAACTATATTGTTAATaaccatcattaaaaaaaatttgaagaactgggaagattgtttgtcaTTTGTTAAATTTGCATATAATAAGAGTATGTATTCTACTATGGATTAttcacattttaaaattgtgtatGACTTTAATCCCTTAACTTCtttggatttgattcctttatctatcgatgaaagggttagttttTTAATGGCAATGAAAAGAACGAGTAGTGAAGGCTCTCAATGAGAGTGTACGATGGTAAATACGAAAAAAGAGTGAGTAATATGCATTTAAAGTTAATAAAGGCTAAAAAAGGTTTATCTTTAAACCAGGTGATTAGGTTTATGTGCATATGTACAGGGAGAGATTTTCTAAACGTAGAAGATCTAAATTGATGCCAAGAGGAGATGATCTATTTTAAGTCcttgaaagaattaatgacAATACCTATAAAGTAGATCTACCAGATGagtataatattattgttacttttaatgttttttttatctctctttgTTTGATGTAGTTGAAGATTCAAGATCAAGCACTTTTGATGAGAGATGAGATAATATGATTCAAACTACATCATAAGAACCATTAGAAGTTTCAGATAGGTCAATTACAAGATCAAAGGCAAAATAgctcaaaaatatattcaatggGCTTATTCAGAGTATTTGGGTCAAAGTAAGTTTAAAAAAGACTACAACTTCAATAAGTTATGATAAGACTCTAGTCAACTTAATCTATGTATAAAAAGAGTCTGGTCCATCTAGTTcttaggcttaattaatttctgCATCATTGGTTATCCATAGAGGACCATTCAACAACAACTATAGAGTTATGTATTTCCAAGTGTTTTATAGATTCCAAAATTATAGGAGGGTTTCTTATTATTTGTGGAAACATAGGAGCCTAAGGAAGAATTATTTCcttgtttgttttggattctaAGGGGTGTCACCACATCCTATTTGGCTAAAACCCATTTTTAAGCGATTTCAttcaacaattgtttttttattcatagtgTGCAACAACTTAGCATTagttttagaattattatttgttcATCGTCATCAACATGACGTTGATGTTCATTCCTAACTTCTTCTTCAACATCCTTAGCATGGGCATTTGgaatttgattttcaagaaCATACAACCTCTTTTTTTGCTTGAGAATAATTCTTACATTTCAGTGCTAATCCATGAAATTTGGTCAAGTCAATTTGTTAGCATCAAGTATGCTTTGTAGGGATATGTTACTACTCATTTTGATCTACCAACCTATTTATGTAAAGATAGAGAGTATTAGTTTCATGCATACatatttaaattctaaatttagaTACAGTCTTTAATTCTAATTTGATATCCCACTATTTTCTTGCAAGTTAATAGCCCTCCCtattaatttagaaaatctCGCATAGATTTTCCTAGTGGGCTAGGATCCTATTTAAGTTATCCGACTTTAAGTgactaaacaaatcaaaaaaattaagttaggtAGATAACATAGTTTATCAATTACATCTTTATATGACTTCTAAATCAGTTAGGTAATAACTCTTTGTCTAAACATATCTTATATGTTTTGCCTAACCCGTGCCTCTAACCTCATATGATCATGAGTGACTCATCTAAATTATATAGGTTAGTTAAGTAGAAcctaattttataacattaaacATTTTACATTAACAGTAAACTTGAGTGACTCAACAAGTTATCCATAAATAAAACTCTAGTTTTATGCACATAAAATTGGAAAGTAGCTTTttatgttctcaaacatgtacttaatattttaatgatagatttaataattaaataagtctttttcaaaacatgtcataatagatatatatttcatacataacaatttatatataaacatacaccCTTATAATGTCATTTAATTGGATGATTATGAACATATCTAAACTAATTCTCTCGATCCATTGAAGGGAATTAGATGGTCAAATCCTAGATAGCAGCTGCAAATCTTTATAAGTCACTTGCAAGCACCTCGGTTGTAGTCTTTAtttccatttctttatttttcttggattacaaaatatttttctatctaaatgtttatatttctaaattacataacatatacataattaattaagaaacctTAAGTTACATTTGAGTTGAATTagatgagaaaataatttacaacacaaaagaaaaataaaaataaggcgGGACATGTAGgtccaatttaataaaaatcacaaccattcaatcatcaaataaaaacacaatcacaTCGATCTTTAATGTCCATAATCATCCATCatgtataaaaacattttaatatcatGATAAATTACATTTcatgcttcaattctaattattgaatttatatgctactataaaataatatttctaacacttataaatattcaatcaaatctaatttaataatttcccaaacaaaacaaattttatttaacataaattccatgaaaaacatttttcaaaatttaataagaaaattaatcttattaaaattcttattaatatcATGAACTATTTTAGGATTAACTAAATAAGATATTCCAACTTAAAAaactctcattattttattaaaactaattttctaaatattatttaattaaaccatTTAATTCAATCTTAATCCTATTAGGACATGAcaagacttaaaaaaaattgaattaaacattttaattcaatcctaatctaattagaaaaattaattatataattaatttaatttagggtttcaattctaatataaaatcattattttatatatgaagagttaaaatcataatttccaaagtttttaaacccggcctggtccaaggcccgggttccgggttttgaccgggtcaattctgatttttttttaaatcaaaacgacgtcgttttagtaaaaaaaatttgatgccATAAGATCTAATTTTTACATTCTAAGACACCATTATATAAGCTACTAAAAAAGTTTGTAATCTTTTAACATggaattaagctttataattttgcCAACCAAAATCAATGTTTCATTCAtctataattgattttaaacataataatattgtattttatatatcttaTGCTGGAGAAAGCTTtccaataaaatcttaaccTCAAATTAATCCACTTTTAATTTTGCCCAAATATGTCCACTTGAGTAGTTTGCATAAGAGGTTGTCTGGACCATGTGAAGTAATTTTGTGATGCTTGGGCTTAAGAGGTGGCCTGAGTCGACTGACAAGATTGTTGTCTATCTCAGTTTTTGTCTATTTGTATTATGATCTTTTCTTAGatgaaaatcatgaaatgtGGAAATCAAACTCAAGATATCTATCTATTGGGCCTACAAAAGATTTTCGTgtcttttttattgtctttaacATCCGAATATCTTAGCAACAATTGTTATTTGGGGTTCAATGGAGATGATGATCTTCGAATATAATAGACTTCTTCAATAGATCCACATTTAAGCACATCAACAGATGGATCATACTgatttaaaaatgaaagaaaaagatattgttAATCTccgagaaattaattaatatcttgACCCTCAAAGAGTGGATCTAAGAGTGATTGGATGCAAAAGCAAGGAAAGTGACTCCCTCATCCGCAGAAAAAATTTACTTGTGCTTTGATCATCAAGTAAACATGTAAACCATGTCATGAATCTATTTTGAATGCGCCAAAATCACATCAACCCACCATATTTGACATTTTCATGATTCATACCCACCTACACATAATTTACCTTCACCATGAAGGAAAAGTTAGGATTAGCTCTCTGCTTTTGACCCATCAATGGTTATTTTAGATCTATGACCAGTTTGCCACCAAGCATATAGAAGATAGAAGCTTGACAGCCAGCATCTAGACAAAACCTTCCACCAATATGCATGTGCGATTCAAATAGGTGGCCGTAAACAACCAGAACATCAATCAAATTGGGCAAGAAGGTTGTAAGAACCTGAGAAAAAACTAAGAAAGTGGTAAAGGTTGGTAGTTGGTATTTGATAGCTGCATCAAAATTTGACTAGTCTACTGGGGGCACCAAGTGGAGACCTGGTTTCTTGCATGGTATTTTATACACATGTTGTAGCTTTGGGACAATTAAGTGCAACAAACGTTAAAGGCAAATATAAGGTTCTCAGGCACGGAATAATTACTGGAAAACCAACAAACTCATACTATGAAAGTTCTTTAAGAAAGCAATACTCATAAACTACATTTGACCTTAGACTTTGAAACCCCATCCACTTGATCAAGAATGAAACAAGAATTTTATTGCATTCCAGAACAGTCATGAgcttttcatcattcaactagGTAAATGATGACCGCCAACATGAATTGTAATACCTACTCAGATTGTACAACTATGACCGAAACATGACAAGGTGACACAAATTCAAAATGTAAAATCTGGGATACGTGCCTGTGTGAAATTTTCAACTAAATATGAGATTTAGTTGCCTCAAAGTAGAGTTGAATTGACTTAACTACAATCATCGTATACCAAATGGGTTGGGTATGACCTGACCTATGTATGATCTATTATAAAAGTTCATAATGTCATTGCTTCTCATCAAATCCACAACTTGCTAACTTTGTTATCTCATAACAGCACCAAACTCTCTTCCTGTAGAAACACAGaaggaggaaaaagaaacacaaaaatcaacttaaagAGCACCATGTTTTATTGAAGACGACATGGACTGTCATGTATCTAATTTACCTTTATGTCATTCCTGCTCTTGGTGGTGCAAATTATAATATAACACAAACGcatttgctttgctttgcttgaTTTGCCCCTTTCTTCCCTGCTCCGCCACAAAGGGATACAAATTTTAATAAGACACTAGAAATAAAATCGATATTCAAATATACTATACAACAGggaaatgccaaaaaaaattatgtaatcgCCGTATAGTTTGCAAAAGTTAGCTTTCCATCAATGTTGCTTTGAAATGGCCAATAATTGAGTTGAATTGACATAAACTATTGCATTGATAATTTATAAGATGCTTGGGAACTCAATGAAATGCAACCATTTTTATATGCCATCCCTGGTCTGTAACATAACAAGGTATACGAAGCCACAAAAATAGCCATCTGTCTAACATAGTAGACCAAAAGAGGGTAAAGAATTGGACAGGGTACCATTCTCAAAACCACAAACTAGGCtttttcacaaaaacaaaatatgggAATCtacaaaaattatacaaaaaacaaaacaagccaTGCTAGTTGCACAgtgctcaaataaaaaataataatttatttccaaaAGGCTCCAAGAAACAAACGATTGGAAAGaaagaatatatttaaaaatttggcCATCATTATTGTCGGGTGATGGATAATGCTTGTACCTTTCTCTACAGAAGATGGCTGAACAACAACATGCATGGTTGTAACACCACCAGGGATATCACACAGTGGGCTCCGGCATTCCCCTACTGTTCTGTTGTTTTCCAGTATTTTTCCTGCACTAATTAACTTGACATCCTTCAATGTCCTTGGACCATTCTCCTTTTCTggtcaaataaatattaagatttttaagtACCTTGAATAATATTTCTTGGAGGTACTTAAAACTATAGAAAGCATCAAAGTTCACAAGTGTAAAATCTTGTCTTTACTAGGGAATaaacagcaacaaaaacaaagacttAAAAGATGTTGTCTAGCAAGATTACATGACAAATCTGATTGCTATGCTATCAAGTTTGACAGTGGTTCTTAATAACCAGCAACTGAAAATTCAAATGCATTCACTTTACAGAGCTGCATTCCCACTGGATTGCCAATGAACAAAAACAACCATGTTCACAACCCAAACTAGAGTCTCAGAGGTGCCATCCTATTCCATCTAAATTCGTAAATTATTTAACTGAAGAAAGAAGAGTATGAAAATCCAAATTACCAACAAAGATGAATAAACaactaaactaaataatttgTTACTTCAGTTTTTGTTTGAGGCAAAATGTGTAGTATAACAATTCAGATTTCAGAATTTCGTTACaaattttcatcaatattcATAAGAACAAAAATGCCTGAAGTcaatatccataaataatttgTTACTTCCTCTTGTTAAGGTTGTCGCTTCCGAATAGTAAACCACAGATAGACAGAAATTGCACAAAGTTTTAAAGAGAAGCCCAGCATCAATACATGTCTGTCTAGACACagtttaataaaatttgtgCAAAATTTCACAACGAAACAGTTAAGAGAAAAGACAATAATTTAGAATTTGAGGGGGGGGAATCCTTTGAAGCTTTTCTAACCTTTAGGCCATTGAGCAAGAATATTTTCCTTCAAGGTTGCAACACTTGTAGCAGCCGGAAAGGTTTTGGGACCGATATCTGATCCATCAGTCAATCGAAACTTGATCTCTAACTGATCTTGCACCACAGCCATTTTCAAAGATTCAGTCTTTCAAAATCAAGGCACCCACCTCTACTTGGACCTTTTATCTCAATTGAATTTTCTATCAGAAATCAAGCCCTCTAAATTTCTTGATTTGGGTCCTTACAAAGACAAATATTTGACCAAGATTCTGAATTGGGTACTCTGCCAAATGAAAATAGAATTTATCCCATGTAAATATGTTATGCAGAAAGCATAGCAATCTGGAACAGGAAACTAATGCAAAGAAGGAAACACCATTGAGgaaatagttttgaatttaaatttctagCAATCAAAATCAGCAATCAATTATAACCAGATGAATTCATTCAAAATTACAAGCAAagctaaccttttttttacaacaaaatcatGCAGAAGGccacaaatatataaataaatcacaaaCACGAAGTGACACACATACAGGTACGCTTACTAAATCTTTAATAACAAATCTCATACAAATCACAGCAACTTAAAAAGCTTTAACTAGTTCTTCCTCAAACCAATCCATAGAATCAAAAGAACCACTCAGAGAACATGAATAACTTGCATGGGGCATAACAACAGCacaaaaatacaaaaggaaGCTCCCATGAGCACAAAAGTAAACCCAAATCCTCAACTGGGTcatcaaaaaaactaaaacaaacattCAACAGAATTGAAAATCCTTGATGGGTTAGcttactttttgtttaaaactGATCTGGGCCAATCTCTTTTTGGCTCAAAAATCCAAgcttgaataaaaaagagagaagaagaagaaaaactgatGTGTGCATCAATAGTGGTAGGAATGGGAAAAGAAGAGATCGAATAAATCCCCAGAAGGAGGCTGTTTCGGACTTTTCAAAGTCTTCTATATCTATGGTCAATGCCTCCGTTCTTGCATTCTCTTAGCAATCTCCTATGACTATGGAAATGGACAGGTTTCTCTCTTACAAGACTTAGCATTGTTTCCCAGCTTTACAATGTCATGGtcacataatattaaaaaaagaaaacaccgtattttgagggtttttttaaaaaaacaaatagcagtcatgaaaaattattttgaaaattaaaaaaaaaattgtgaatcacacttttttttttcccagcgGTTTTGGTCACTCAGAGactatttgaaaatatagttatagtcattttttaaaataatttttacttaaaaaaatattaaaaaaatattcttttaatttttaaaaaattatttttaatattagtatattaaaatgatatgaaaacaccaaaaaaatattaatttgaaataaaaaaataaaaaaaaatcaaatattttaaaaaaaggcttttaaaacgcaaaaaaaaaaacaaaacttaaatgGTGTAACCAAAGAAAATTGCCTAGTTGAGTTTGAGAGTAGTATTGTGGTAGTTTTTATAGTTGTGGTATGAAATAAGTAAGttcaaaaaaatcacttttagtagtagttgatttgataaaaatatatgtttggttaaaattgtgattaaaattgtttttaagcaaaaaacatgtctaaggtgtttggttaaaaaataaaattgaaattgatattaataatgaaatgacctaaaaagatgtttattaatttctagtttttgttgcaaggagaagaaagaaggaaaaaaaaagtcatttttgtAAGTTTAAAAGGtaacaaacaatcaaaaaaattaaagggtataACATTGATTGAACCCGACAAGAAAAGCTGGTAGAAAATGCTTCATTATAATAACTTAGATTGGACATCGGTTTATTGGTGGGTCTTATAGATAAAAACACAGTTTGGTTTTGTAACTAAACACTAAATACATGGGGTTCAACGCAAATATAAAAgcaacctaaaaaacaaacaagtttttaaGCTAGTAGGGTGTGCAATCAATACTTTTTGTTTGGAGTGGCGTAATCAACTgatctatttttgaaaaatattgcttctttttcctcttatttttctcGTTCTCCCTCACTCGGAGAACCCTTTTCTCTATCTATACACCATGAGCTTCCCTCACATCTTTGCCTCCTTGCCTCCTTACATGTTCTTCCACCTCATTCCACCACAAAACTCGTAACTCTCATTCTCTTTCACCTCATTACCTCTCCACTTTCACCACCATCAATTCTACCATgaattttctagtcaactccTAGTACTTAAATACAAACCTCCTGGTAGGTCTAGcatttatatcataatattgaccattaattttcagaaattaaaatttttagggttattgaaatattggcaaAATCCTTAAGGAGTTTTAcaaacttattttgatttttttttaaatgcacataaattttctaaaacaatgttaaaaaaCCATTTCCCCCTcctttttaaaatgcaatttttgtaaGAATTGGTTCGTATACAAgcaaaaattattcttttattattttattttttttatttctgtaaggccatgtttggcaacaacccatttttttaaaaccaaaactatcaaaataggCCTATGAAGTGTTTGTCAAACATacccttaaaacaaaaaaaaacatttagcaaAAACATTGTCAGCCAAACAAGGTGTTAAtcttttatctaattttgaCTTGACCGGGTTGACTCGAAATCTTTAGTCCGACCATAAACTAAACCAAAAACATTGCTTGACCcgaaaactaaacaaaaaacaaaaccaaaacttaaaatgaatcaaacttaaaaaatagaaaaactcaattttttttatcaaaaacaaatcaaacacaaaaaataaagaatacgAAAAACATTCATACCGATTCAGCAACATGAATCTCCAACTAGACCAAATACGATCAAACCAAGGTCACAAACATGTTGTGAATCATTCAATGATAATAATCTAGCATCCATTCACTTTGATTGTAAAATAATCATCATGATTTGGTCCAAATAGGTTTCGGTTCTAAGTCAAAACCATAGGATTTAAACCCattaaaaacttgttattgatgcCAATAAATCCTAGATTGTTAAGTAGTCAAATATCACAAAGTTTTTAGTGCAAAGAAATGGACCAAAACCGGTCCAAATCATAGAGCTAAGACAATATTTTTCCCAACAACACTGCCCAACAACCTAGAAAAACCCAACACATTGTTAAACCTCGAAAATGGCATTATAGGCCTCTAAACACACTGTTTTTG
This region includes:
- the LOC7467876 gene encoding membrane-anchored ubiquitin-fold protein 2 gives rise to the protein MAVVQDQLEIKFRLTDGSDIGPKTFPAATSVATLKENILAQWPKEKENGPRTLKDVKLISAGKILENNRTVGECRSPLCDIPGGVTTMHVVVQPSSVEKGKKGANQAKQSKCVCVIL